The Candidatus Saganbacteria bacterium genome includes a region encoding these proteins:
- a CDS encoding glycosyltransferase, whose amino-acid sequence MQKKKILYLFSDTGGGHRSSASAIMKAVEELKKKDAPLQEMVDVFTECSAFLGMLAKLYGPVIKYSPKMWGVLYHWLNDMKKMQQMEKLARPFIQKELGRLILDRKPDIIVSVHPLLNHLTVAAMEDVKYIVPLITVVTDPVSLHRAWVCPDADMIIVATQDAKRHALEYGGDKNKIRVIGLPIDPRFAKPAASKAMKKRELGLDPGRFTVLLMGGGEGGGNMLKIVRSIDKAGLNIQLIVIAGRNEKLKKQLEIMSERLSYRMKVYGFTNEVPEIMSASDLIITKAGPGSIAEALAKELPIVITSWLPGQEEGNVNYVLDKRLGVICRDFRQIAKTIKEMQAPKNLNRIRANIKKVNNPRAVFEIAHIILEKIPLR is encoded by the coding sequence ATGCAAAAAAAGAAGATATTATACCTGTTTTCCGATACCGGCGGCGGTCACAGGAGCTCGGCTTCGGCTATTATGAAGGCCGTAGAGGAGCTCAAGAAGAAAGACGCTCCGCTGCAGGAGATGGTGGATGTGTTCACGGAATGCAGCGCGTTCCTCGGCATGCTCGCGAAATTATACGGCCCGGTCATAAAATATTCGCCAAAGATGTGGGGAGTGCTGTATCACTGGCTGAACGACATGAAAAAGATGCAGCAGATGGAAAAACTGGCAAGGCCGTTCATACAAAAAGAACTAGGGCGCCTCATTCTCGACAGGAAACCTGACATCATCGTATCTGTGCATCCCCTGTTGAACCACCTGACGGTAGCGGCCATGGAAGATGTTAAGTACATTGTTCCGTTGATAACGGTAGTTACCGATCCCGTGAGCCTTCACAGGGCCTGGGTCTGCCCGGATGCCGACATGATCATAGTGGCGACGCAAGACGCAAAAAGACATGCGCTGGAATACGGCGGCGACAAGAATAAGATCAGGGTCATAGGCCTTCCCATTGACCCTAGGTTCGCAAAACCGGCGGCTTCAAAAGCTATGAAAAAGCGCGAGCTCGGGCTTGACCCCGGCAGATTCACGGTGCTTCTGATGGGCGGCGGGGAGGGCGGCGGAAACATGCTTAAGATAGTGCGGTCTATAGACAAGGCGGGGCTGAATATTCAGCTGATAGTGATAGCCGGCAGGAACGAGAAACTGAAAAAACAACTTGAGATTATGTCGGAAAGACTTTCATACAGGATGAAGGTCTACGGATTCACGAACGAAGTGCCTGAGATAATGAGCGCTTCCGACCTCATAATAACTAAAGCAGGTCCGGGGTCGATCGCGGAAGCCCTGGCAAAGGAACTTCCGATAGTGATCACGAGCTGGCTTCCCGGCCAGGAAGAAGGCAATGTCAATTACGTCCTTGATAAACGTCTCGGGGTGATATGCCGGGACTTCAGGCAGATCGCAAAAACGATAAAAGAAATGCAGGCGCCTAAAAACCTCAACAGGATCAGGGCGAACATCAAAAAAGTAAATAATCCCCGCGCGGTGTTCGAGATAGCGCATATCATACTTGAGAAAATCCCGCTCAGATGA
- a CDS encoding S-layer homology domain-containing protein, translating into MKKLFLVILLVCFVVSPVHAAKKKTPKGLLSSTKEIKFRDVPDSHWAAKSVYKLVKLGVTQGYPDGTFRGTKTITRFETAVFLSKLADSVGSAGMEKLTEELKSELKAMKDEMAEKGFMSSKGSFELDYYLGNIFYNTADYSGQRAPQGPVMDYRLIADFSSNLGQNQSVKATLDTMDGGFYGGGQDLLTRLIDIQGTIKTKLWSPATITVSAGPGPQRHLFGGNIMPSEYGRTYVRPYTGVSLSTALYGAGFNASYYAHNIKATDPSTPGEVGVNQISGSLSWAYSKWSLLNSGTVTLSADYFSRNTGTGSSALTNFRPSISISANPKKNLLVSGQIKAGSSKDIGTHRLALIGELAATELLAGRTDLDVKVVLAGGDYIVEPDNLDEWTLLGYDPFDRPLVNGVKSIQAQLKHSFTDSITLVGKGMYNMSSGFMFGTGHSGSRATVEGGLNFTLSDTGSFYAGYRIDKDPNASIQTTDLFIMKLICAF; encoded by the coding sequence GTGAAAAAACTATTTTTGGTCATTTTACTGGTCTGTTTCGTGGTATCACCCGTCCATGCCGCCAAGAAAAAAACACCTAAGGGATTGCTTTCAAGTACCAAGGAGATAAAGTTCAGGGACGTTCCGGATTCGCACTGGGCGGCAAAATCGGTCTACAAGCTTGTAAAGCTCGGGGTGACCCAGGGTTATCCGGACGGAACTTTCCGCGGAACAAAGACGATAACGAGGTTCGAGACCGCCGTTTTCCTCTCAAAACTGGCCGACAGCGTGGGGTCAGCAGGGATGGAGAAACTTACCGAAGAGCTGAAATCCGAACTGAAAGCGATGAAGGATGAAATGGCGGAAAAAGGCTTCATGAGTTCAAAGGGAAGCTTCGAGCTGGATTATTATCTGGGCAACATTTTTTACAACACGGCTGACTACTCGGGACAGAGAGCGCCGCAGGGCCCTGTCATGGATTACCGCCTGATTGCGGATTTTTCTTCAAATCTAGGGCAGAACCAGTCCGTAAAAGCGACTTTGGACACAATGGACGGCGGTTTTTACGGGGGAGGACAGGACCTTCTGACAAGATTGATCGATATCCAGGGCACGATCAAGACAAAGCTCTGGTCTCCCGCGACCATAACCGTAAGCGCTGGACCGGGACCCCAGAGGCATCTTTTCGGCGGCAATATCATGCCGTCGGAGTACGGCAGGACTTATGTCAGGCCATACACCGGCGTCAGTCTTTCTACGGCACTTTACGGCGCGGGATTTAACGCTTCATATTACGCGCACAACATAAAAGCGACCGACCCGTCCACCCCGGGCGAGGTTGGAGTGAACCAGATAAGCGGCAGTCTTTCATGGGCATACAGTAAATGGTCATTGCTGAACAGCGGCACCGTGACTTTGAGCGCCGATTATTTTTCCAGGAACACAGGGACAGGTTCAAGCGCGCTCACAAATTTCAGGCCGTCGATAAGCATCTCCGCTAATCCGAAAAAAAATCTTCTTGTTTCCGGACAGATAAAAGCAGGCTCTTCAAAAGATATCGGGACTCACAGGCTTGCATTGATCGGAGAATTGGCCGCGACCGAACTTCTGGCAGGCAGGACGGACCTGGACGTAAAGGTAGTTCTTGCAGGCGGCGATTATATAGTTGAACCGGATAATCTTGACGAATGGACGCTGCTCGGGTATGACCCTTTTGACAGGCCTCTCGTGAATGGCGTCAAATCGATCCAGGCACAGCTGAAGCATTCTTTCACTGACAGCATCACCCTTGTCGGCAAGGGGATGTACAATATGTCGTCGGGATTTATGTTCGGCACCGGACATTCAGGTTCAAGGGCCACTGTCGAGGGAGGTCTGAACTTCACCCTTTCAGATACCGGATCGTTTTATGCGGGTTACAGGATAGATAAAGATCCCAACGCGTCGATCCAAACGACCGACCTGTTCATAATGAAGCTTATCTGCGCTTTCTGA